The window TAAGGGTGTTGGGGATGTGCGGATTTTTGGGGAACGCAAATATTCCATGCGCCTGTGGATAGACCCGAATCGACTCGCCAGTCGAGGTTTAACTCCGAAGGATGTAGCCAACGCGCTCAGGGAACAAAACCTCCAAGTGGGTGCAGGGAGTATTGGTCAGCAACCGGCTCCTGAGGGACAGATGTATCAACTGAGTCTGCGGGCTGTGAGTCGGCTCACCGATGTGTCTCAGTTTGAGGATATTGTCCTCAAAATAGATACAGATGGCACCCTAGTCAAGTTTAAAGATATTGGTCGAGCTGAACTAGGAGCAGAAAATTACAGCTCGTTCCTGCGTTTTCGGGGCAATGATGCGGTGGGTTTGGGCATTTATCAACTTCCAGGGAGTAATGCCTTGGATGTTGCCCAGGCGGTCAAAAAAGAAATGGAGCGACTCTCGAAAACATTCCCGCCGGGGCTGAAATATCGGGTGGCGTTTGATACGACCAATTATGTGCAGGCATCCCTGGTTGAGGTGCTGATCACGCTGTTAATTGCGATCGCTCTCGTGGTTGCTGTGATTTTTATTTTCTTACAGGATTGGCGCACCACTTTGATTCCCTCGATTACCATTCCCCTGGCTCTGATTGGAACCTTTGCGTTTATCAAGGCTTTCGGATTTTCGATTAACAGTTTGACTTTGTTTGGTCTGACTTTAGCCACAGGGATGGTGGTAGATGATGCGATCGTTGTGGTCGAGAATATCACGACCTTTATCCAAGATCGGGGAATGAATCCTCGGCAAGCTTCCTCGGAAGCGATGGGTGAGCTATTTGGTGCAGTCATTGCCACATCCCTTGTGCTGATGGCGGTATTTGTGCCAGTGGCTTTCTTTCCAGGCACAACCGGAGCGCTGTATAAACAATTTGCCCTCACCATTGCCTTCTCGATCGCCATTTCCACCTTCCTGGCTTTGACCCTGACTCCGTCACTCTCCGCACTTCTGCTGCGTCAGGGACGCCAACCAACCGGCCTTGTCGGCTGGATTTTCGCTCGGATTAATCGCTTCCTCGACTGGACACGTAGGGGGTATCAGCGATCGCTCATGTACTTGAGCCACTTTAAATTAGTGGTGATTGGGCTGTTTATCGTGTCCTTAGGGTTAACGGCTTGGCTGTTTTTGAGCGTGCCATCGGCGTTTCTCCCCGAAGAAGACCAAGGTTATTTTATCACAATTGTTCAAGGGCCAGAGGGCGTTTCGCTCAACTATACCAGCGATGTCATGAGCAAGGCAGAAGAAATCCTGCTCAAAGAGCCTGATGTGGTGGGGACGTTTGCCGTAGGTGGCTTTAGTTTCAGTGGAAATAATCCCAACAGTGGTTTAATCTTTACGACTCTCAAGCCTTGGGAAGAACGTAAAAGACCCGATCAGTCAGTCCAAGCCGTGATCGGTCGGTTATTTGGGGCTTTTTCTGCCATTCCCGAAGCGAGGCTCATCCCCGTGAATCCGCCTCCGATTCAGGGTTTAGGTAGTTTTGGCGGCTTTACCTTTCAACTGCAAGACCGAAGAGGGAACGAGACGCTAGCCCCCTTGGTGCAAGCCTTGGGTCAGATTCTCGGCTCAGCTAATCAACCTGGCTCCGGATTGCAGCAGGTGTTTAGTACATTTGCGGCGAATACACCTCAGCTTTTGGTGGAAGTGGATCGCAATCGAGCCAAAGCCTTACAAGTTTCGATTGATGACATCTTCAACACCCTGCAAACGTCCTTAGGTTCCCAGTATGTGAATGATTTCACATTGCAGCAGCGGACTTATCGGGTCTATGTTCAGGCCGATAAGCAGTTTCGCGCCAACCCGGAGGATATTAATAATCTGTACGTGCGTTCCGCCCAAAATCAGATGATTCCCTTAAGCAATCTGGTCAAGGTAACCCCGACTACGGGAGCACAAACGATTAATCACTACAACTTGTTCCGGTCGATTGAAATCACGGGTTCGCCAGCCCCAGGATTAAGTTCTGGACAGGCGATTCAAGCCATGCAACGAGTAGCGCAGAAAGTTTTGACACCGGGATTGGCCTATGAATGGTCAGGGACTTCTGCCGAAGAACTAGAGGCTGGGGGTCAAGCGCCACTCATTTTCGGATTGGGACTCGTCTTTGTGTTCTTGGTGTTGGCGGCTCAGTACGAGAATTTCATTGACCCACTCATTATTATGCTCACAGTCCCCTTAGCGATCTTTGGGGCACTGTTAGCGCAGCAAATGCGGGGTTTTTCCAATGATGTCTATTGCCAAATTGGCTTAGTTATGCTAATTGGCTTGGCGAGTAAGAACGCGATTCTGATTGTGGAATTTGCCAATCAGTTGCGAGAACAAGGTCTTTCAATTACCACGGCGGCAATTGAAGCATCGCAACAGCGATTAAGACCCATTCTGATGACGGCTTTGTCCACGTTGTTGGGTATTTTCCCTCTAACGATTGCCACAGGTGCTGGGGCGGGTAGTCGCCAATCCTTGGGTACGGCGGTGTTTGGTGGGATGTTTATCGCGACGTTCTTGAGTTTGTTTGTGGTACCAATTCTGTATATTGTGATTAATTTGATGCGCGATCGCTTAAAGGGTGGCGGTCAGTCTAAAAAGACAAAGAAACCCACTCCCCCTGTTGAGGTAAGCACTTCTTCAAGTCGGCTTTAAATTCTCAGCCTAGTCATGCTTTTAAGCCAACAAGAAGAGGCTGGGAAGCAAGGGATCTGGGGGCTGGGGAGAGGAATTGAGCGCTTTTATCCTGTGTTTAGAAGATACAATTTAAATGCGCGTTAGCTTCCTCCTATTTCCTCTACCCCTCTACTGGAAAGGGTTCTGGCGCTTTTAATCCTACCGCAAGAGGATAACTACGGATAAAAACCAAGCTGAGGCAAGCCAAGAGTCTCTTCCCAACCCATCATCAGATTCAGACACTGTATCGCTTGTCCCGCTTGACCTTTAATCAAGTTATCGGTAACTGACATAATGATCGCCCGGTCAGTCCGAGGATCGACTTCTACCCCGATATAACAAACATTAGTGCCACAAGCCCATTTAGTTTGTGGGTAGGTGCCAGCCGGCAAGATGCGGATAAAGGGAGAGGCGCGGTAGAAGGCGGAATAGATGGTAATTAAATCTTCTCGAACCAATCCAGGGTCGCGTAGGGTCGCATAAACGGTTGCCAGGAGTCCCCGCACCATGGGAATCAGGTGGGGCGTAAACTGCACCATGACCTCATGACCGGCTAAATCGCTGCAAATTTGCTCGATTTCTGGAATATGGCGATGACGTGCCACTCCGTAAGGGGCTAGGGAGTTATCCGCTTCCGAGAGTAAGAGATTGGTTTTGGCTGTGCGTCCTGCCCCCGATGTTCCCGATTTGGCGTCAATAATGGCTGTTTCAGGGACAATTAAGCCTTGTTTCAATAATGGCGCTAGGGCTAACAAGCTTGTTGTCACATAGCAACCCGGACAGCCAACCAACTGGGCTTCGGCAATGCGATCGCGATATAATTCGGGTAAACCATAAACCGCTAAAGCTGAGGTTTCCTGGTCTTGTCGATCCCCACCGTACCAGACTTTATAAGTCTCTAGGTTTTTAAACCGATAGTCGGCGGAAAGGTCAAGCACCTTACATCCCTTTGCCAGCAGGGTGGGTGCCATTTGATAGGCCAAGCCATTAGGCAATGAGAGAAAAACCGCTTGACAGCGGGACGCTACTAGGTCTAAATCAATCGGTTCGATCGTCAGGTCAACGCAGTGGCCTAAATGAGGGTAGAGTTCAGAATAGGCTTTGCCCGCGCTGCTATCTCCCCCCAAGTAAACCACCTCGACTCCTGGGTGATCCATTAACAGCCGTACAAGTTGCACGCCACCATAGCCTGAAGCCCCAATAATGCCTACGGGCAGGCGTCCTAAATCACCCATGATATTTCTTTCCTAAAAGAGCTGAAACGAAAAATGGATTAACATTTGCTGCATTTTAGTATCAAAAGTGAACTTTGGTGGTAGAAATTTGGCTGTATTCCATAATAATTTTCCGAGTAACCTCCACAAGTCTCGTGCTAAAACAAACGGGATACAATTGAGTAGAAACAATCTTTAGAAATCTTTACGGGTTTATCGCTCGCAAACTGGACGTGGAATCGCCTGAAACCGATTTATTTAAATTTGACTCGATTGACGATGCCCTGGCAGACCTCAAGGCCGGTCGCGCTGTGGTCGTAGTGGATGACGAGAACCGGGAAAACGAAGGCGACTTAATTTGCGCCGCCCAATTTGCCACGCCTGACATGATTAATTTCATGGCGGTAGAAGCACGAGGGTTAATTTGTCTGGCCTTAACGGGCGAACGTCTCGATGCCTTGGATTTGCCGTTAATGGTGAGCAAAAACACCGACAGCAACCAGACCGCCTTTACGGTCAGCATCGACGCTTCCCCCCATCTGGGCGTTACCACCGGCATCTCGGCTGAAGACCGGGCACGTACCATCCAAGTGGCTATCAATCCCTCGACGAACGCTGAGGACTTGCGCCGTCCGGGTCATATTTTTCCCATCCGTGCTCGGGAGGGAGGAGTGCTTAAACGGGCTGGTCATACGGAAGCCGCCGTCGATCTCCCCCGGCTGGCGGGTTTATATCCGGCGGGTGTGATTTGTGAAATCCAAAATCCCAATGGCTCAATGGCACGCCTACGGGAGTTGATTGATTACGCGGCACAGCACCAACTCAAAATTATCAGCATTGCGGATTTAATCAGTTACCGGCTTAAGTATGATCGCTTCGTCCATCGAGAGACGATCGCAAGATTACCCAGTATTTTTGGCAATTTCCAGATTTATGCCTACCGCAATACCCTAGATACTTCAGAACATGTGGCAATTGTGAAAGGCAACCCCGCCGAATTTCGAGATAATCCGGTCATGGTGCGGATGCACTCGGAATGCTTAACGGGTGATGGCTTGGGTTCATTACGCTGTGACTGCCGGATGCAGCTAGAAGCCGCACTGAAAATGATTGAGAACTTCGGGCAGGGTGTGGTCGTGTATTTGCGCCAAGAAGGACGAGGGATTGGGCTGATTAATAAATTAAAGGCATATTCCTTACAAGACTTGGGGCTGGATACGGTTGAAGCCAACGAACGCCTGGGATTCCCTGCTGACTTACGAGATTATGGCATGGGCGCACAAATGCTCAATGACTTGGGGGTGAAGAAAATCCGTTTGATTACCAATAATCCCCGTAAAATCGCTGGGTTGAGGGGTTATGGCATTGAGGTGGTAGACCGGGTGCCACTGCTGATTGAAGCCAATGACTACAACTCCACCTATTTGGCAACCAAGGCACAGAAGTTGGGTCACATGCTGTTGCAAACCTATCTGGTTACAGTTGCTCTGCAATGGCAGGATGCCCCTCAATCGGTGAAAAAGCGTTACGAACGCTTAGAGAAACTGCGGTATTTGGTGCATAGCCAGCATTTATTATTGCAGGAGGAGGCACGACCTGTGGCGATCGCCTTGTTTGGTACACCCTCCTTAATTGTCCACATCGGCTTTGATCAATCCAACCTCGCGGCAGCGGATTGGTATAAGGACTCGAATCATCCTTACGTACAAGCGATCGCTCATATTTTGGATGAGTTAAGTGGATGGCCTCAAGTGGAACGGCTGGAGTTTTTGGTATCTTCTGGTGTCGATCCGATGACAGGTTTACAAGTTCAGCTAGACCGCCAAACCTTCCCACTCACTAAGCAGCCATCTGACATTTGTGATAGTTTAAACACTCAAAAAATCTATAGTTTTGAAAGGGATTCTTAGCATAAAAACCCATGAGCCTTGGGGGATTTCCTCAACAATGAAACCAGAACCCAAAATCTGGCGCTGATCTGCTGTATTAAGCGTTGATGGGAGAACAGTATGACCACAAC of the Allocoleopsis franciscana PCC 7113 genome contains:
- a CDS encoding efflux RND transporter permease subunit — encoded protein: MFVDFFIKRPVFSTVCALIILLVGAISIPTLPIAQFPDISPTQINVTANYTGASAEVVENAVTNILERQINGVEGMKYMTSSSSNDGTSSITVTFDASRNKDIAAVDVQNRVTVAQTQLPEAVQQTGVRVTKQSTSLLLAIGLYTEKGEYDNTFLSNYADLYLVDAVKRAKGVGDVRIFGERKYSMRLWIDPNRLASRGLTPKDVANALREQNLQVGAGSIGQQPAPEGQMYQLSLRAVSRLTDVSQFEDIVLKIDTDGTLVKFKDIGRAELGAENYSSFLRFRGNDAVGLGIYQLPGSNALDVAQAVKKEMERLSKTFPPGLKYRVAFDTTNYVQASLVEVLITLLIAIALVVAVIFIFLQDWRTTLIPSITIPLALIGTFAFIKAFGFSINSLTLFGLTLATGMVVDDAIVVVENITTFIQDRGMNPRQASSEAMGELFGAVIATSLVLMAVFVPVAFFPGTTGALYKQFALTIAFSIAISTFLALTLTPSLSALLLRQGRQPTGLVGWIFARINRFLDWTRRGYQRSLMYLSHFKLVVIGLFIVSLGLTAWLFLSVPSAFLPEEDQGYFITIVQGPEGVSLNYTSDVMSKAEEILLKEPDVVGTFAVGGFSFSGNNPNSGLIFTTLKPWEERKRPDQSVQAVIGRLFGAFSAIPEARLIPVNPPPIQGLGSFGGFTFQLQDRRGNETLAPLVQALGQILGSANQPGSGLQQVFSTFAANTPQLLVEVDRNRAKALQVSIDDIFNTLQTSLGSQYVNDFTLQQRTYRVYVQADKQFRANPEDINNLYVRSAQNQMIPLSNLVKVTPTTGAQTINHYNLFRSIEITGSPAPGLSSGQAIQAMQRVAQKVLTPGLAYEWSGTSAEELEAGGQAPLIFGLGLVFVFLVLAAQYENFIDPLIIMLTVPLAIFGALLAQQMRGFSNDVYCQIGLVMLIGLASKNAILIVEFANQLREQGLSITTAAIEASQQRLRPILMTALSTLLGIFPLTIATGAGAGSRQSLGTAVFGGMFIATFLSLFVVPILYIVINLMRDRLKGGGQSKKTKKPTPPVEVSTSSSRL
- the argC gene encoding N-acetyl-gamma-glutamyl-phosphate reductase; amino-acid sequence: MGDLGRLPVGIIGASGYGGVQLVRLLMDHPGVEVVYLGGDSSAGKAYSELYPHLGHCVDLTIEPIDLDLVASRCQAVFLSLPNGLAYQMAPTLLAKGCKVLDLSADYRFKNLETYKVWYGGDRQDQETSALAVYGLPELYRDRIAEAQLVGCPGCYVTTSLLALAPLLKQGLIVPETAIIDAKSGTSGAGRTAKTNLLLSEADNSLAPYGVARHRHIPEIEQICSDLAGHEVMVQFTPHLIPMVRGLLATVYATLRDPGLVREDLITIYSAFYRASPFIRILPAGTYPQTKWACGTNVCYIGVEVDPRTDRAIIMSVTDNLIKGQAGQAIQCLNLMMGWEETLGLPQLGFYP
- the ribBA gene encoding bifunctional 3,4-dihydroxy-2-butanone-4-phosphate synthase/GTP cyclohydrolase II, which encodes MESPETDLFKFDSIDDALADLKAGRAVVVVDDENRENEGDLICAAQFATPDMINFMAVEARGLICLALTGERLDALDLPLMVSKNTDSNQTAFTVSIDASPHLGVTTGISAEDRARTIQVAINPSTNAEDLRRPGHIFPIRAREGGVLKRAGHTEAAVDLPRLAGLYPAGVICEIQNPNGSMARLRELIDYAAQHQLKIISIADLISYRLKYDRFVHRETIARLPSIFGNFQIYAYRNTLDTSEHVAIVKGNPAEFRDNPVMVRMHSECLTGDGLGSLRCDCRMQLEAALKMIENFGQGVVVYLRQEGRGIGLINKLKAYSLQDLGLDTVEANERLGFPADLRDYGMGAQMLNDLGVKKIRLITNNPRKIAGLRGYGIEVVDRVPLLIEANDYNSTYLATKAQKLGHMLLQTYLVTVALQWQDAPQSVKKRYERLEKLRYLVHSQHLLLQEEARPVAIALFGTPSLIVHIGFDQSNLAAADWYKDSNHPYVQAIAHILDELSGWPQVERLEFLVSSGVDPMTGLQVQLDRQTFPLTKQPSDICDSLNTQKIYSFERDS